In the genome of Caulobacter flavus, the window ACGCGCCTCTCGACGTCGAGACTGAGCAGGGCGCCAACCGCCGCCTGGCCGAGAAGATCGCCGCCGAGATCAAGGCCCTGGTCGAGCGCGGCGACACCGTGTTCGAGAAGGACGGCAAGCCCCGCCCAGCCCACTACGGCGACGTGCTGGTGCTGGTGCGGCGGCGCAAGGCATTGTTCGAGGAGGTTCTGCGGGCGCTGAAGCGGCGCGGCGTGCCGGTGGCCGGCGCCGACCGGCTGTCGCTGTCGGCCCACATCGTCTTCGACGACCTCCTGGCACTGGGCCGCTTCTGCCTGTTCCCCGACGACGACCTGACCCTGGCGGCGCTGCTGAAGAGCCCGTTCTGCGCCCTGACCGACGATGATCTCTACGCCCTGGCCAAGGGGCGGAAGGGAACGCTGTGGGGCGTGCTGGCCGCGCGCGCCGACGAGCGGCCGGCCTGGCGCGAAGCCCACGCCCTGCTGGAGTGGGCTTTGCAGGCCCGCCGCCGTCGCCAGCCCTATGAGTTCTACGCCCTGTTCCTGGGCAAGCTAGACGCCAACGGGATCAGCAACCGCGCCCGCGCCCTCACGCGGCTGGGCGAAGAGGCCGCCGACGCCCTGGACGAGTTCCTGGCCCAGATCACCAACGCCGAGGCGCGCGGCGTGCGCGACCTGGAGACCCTGGTCGCCGAGTTCGCCGCGCTGGACATCGTGGTCAAGCGCGAGATGGAGGGCGTGCGCCGGCAGGTGCGGGTGATGACCGCCCACGGCGCCAAGGGCCTTGAGGCGCCGATCGTCTTCCTGCCCGAGACGACCATGAAAGGCGGGGCGCGCGGCTCGCCGCTGCTGGCCACCGCCGACAAGGGCTTCGTCTGGTGCGCCTCGGGCAAGCAGGACTGCGAGGCCTCGGCGGCGGCGCGGAAACTGCGCGAGGACAAGGCCCAGCAGGAAGCCTATCGCCTGCTCTATGTGGGGCTCACCCGGGCGCGCGACCGCCTTGTGCTGTGCGGCCGCATCGACGCCCGCACCAAGGACGAAAACGTCGGCGGCTGGTACGCCGCCGCCCGCTCAGCCTTCGCCCACCCCGCGATCGAGGCCGACGTCCGGACGATCGACGAGGAGACCGGGATCCTGCGCTACGGCCCCGATCCCCTGCCCGCCCCGCCGGCAGCCGCGCTGGCGCCGGCTTCGACCGCCGCCCTGCCCGCCTGGGCGCGCCAGGCCGCCGCGCCAGTTTCGGCCGGCGCCCGCTGGGCCGCGCCCTCGGCGCTGGAGGCCGAGGAGGAGGCCGTCGGTTCGGCCCCTTCGCCGCTGGCCAGGATCGAGGGCCTGGGCCGCTATCGCCGGGGCGAGATCATCCACCGGCTGCTGCAGCTGCTGCCCGACATCGCCCCGGCCGGACGCCGGGCCGCCGCCGCCCGCCTGCTGGCCGCCGAACGCGACCTGACCGACGCCCAGCGCACCGAGATGACCGCCGCCGCCTTCGGCGTGCTGGAGGACGACCGCTTCGCCGCCGTCTTCGGTCCCGGATCACGGGCCGAAGCCTCGCTGGCCGGGGCCGCCGCCCAGCTGCCGCCGGGCATGGCGATCTCGGGCCGGGTCGACCGGCTGGTGGTCGACCCCGACCGGGTGCTGGTGGTCGACTACAAGACCAACCGCCCCTCGCCCGACCGCATCGAGGACGCCGATCCGGCCTATCTGTCCCAGATGGCGGTCTATGCGGCGGTGCTGTCGGAGATCTTCCCGGGCCGTCGGATCGAGGCGGCGATCGTCTGGACGGACGGCCCCAAACTGATGGCCGTTCCAGAAAACGTGCGGGCCGCGGCGCTTTCGCGCCTCTTCTGAGTTATTGCCGGACGCGCCCCCCGCGCCTACATCTTCGAACAAGAGACGGTCGCAACCGTCACTGTTATCAATCTCGCGCCGCGGTCGCCCCCGCCCCGCCGCGTCAGCCAGGAGCCAGACCATGAGCACCGTTGCGGTGACCGACGCCACCTTCGAGAAAGACGTCCTGCAGGCCGAGGGCCCCGTGCTCGTCGACTTCTGGGCCACGTGGTGCGGCCCGTGCAAGCAGATCGCCCCGGCCCTGGAGCAGATCTCCGAGGAGCTCGCCGACCAGGTCGTGGTCGCCAAGATCGACATCGACGAGAACCAGATGACACCCGCCCGCTACGGCGTGCGCGGCATCCCGACCATGATGCTGTTCCGCGGCGGCCAGATGACCTCGATGAAGGTCGGCGCCATGCCCAAGAGCAAGATCGTCGAGTGGCTCGCCGAAGCCGGCGTCAAGCAGACCGCCTAGGCGGTCGCCAGCCCTCGAAAACGAAGAAGCCCCGGTCTTTCGGCCGGGGCTTTTTTGTTGTCTTGGGTCCCTCGGCCTCAGCCGCCCTTGACGACTTCCGGCAGCGACTTGCCGCTGACGTTGGTGCGAACCGCGCCGCAGACCTGGACGGCGACGGCGCGGGCCGTGGCGTCGGTGCGGCGCACGGCCTGGTCGCTGCCGCCGACTAGGGCGAAGTCGCGATCATATTGGCGCACGGCGTTGATCTGCTCGCCCGTGCGGCCGCAGTCGATCCGCGACGAGATCTCGGTGTAGCTCGACTTGTCGTCGGGCCAGACGAAGTAGCGAACCAGGGCCACCTT includes:
- the trxA gene encoding thioredoxin; translated protein: MSTVAVTDATFEKDVLQAEGPVLVDFWATWCGPCKQIAPALEQISEELADQVVVAKIDIDENQMTPARYGVRGIPTMMLFRGGQMTSMKVGAMPKSKIVEWLAEAGVKQTA
- the addA gene encoding double-strand break repair helicase AddA, coding for MTALLDPQRIAADPAISAFVTANAGSGKTKTLIDRVARLLLGGAEPAAILCVTYTKAAAAEMQHRLFDRLGKWCVTPDEDLRAEIADLVDRPQSDFDALALSKARSLFAKALETPGGLKIQTIHAFCEKLLRRFPIEAGVSPGFEVMDDSASAAVAQAALHKLADHVTHSDDIFAQAYARFSVALDFASFEAMFATFEHQRAAIAAYRERCGGLEGVVADIWRVCDFPEPTTVEAVTAEAMDDLDRVLWRSIADVLAGGGKTDVKCGELMRAVATDPAATLDDALAALFTEKGAGTPATWPAKTSGLKSREDLRERLLAEQERLGEAREWARAARVAEDSVAVMRLAILYLAKFIEEKQAHGALDFSDLIEKTSDLLTKRVDAAWVLYKLDGGVSHILLDEAQDTAPEQWQILSALTEDFFAGAGAPGRDGQSADGRTLFIVGDEKQSIYSFQGAQPERLLFETQDYIARIEAVGRVGKQVPLLTSYRSTRQVLSFVDALFEAPEARLGLAPTGEDIPEHVAYRKDHPGCVDLWPLEREPVAAEREAWDAPLDVETEQGANRRLAEKIAAEIKALVERGDTVFEKDGKPRPAHYGDVLVLVRRRKALFEEVLRALKRRGVPVAGADRLSLSAHIVFDDLLALGRFCLFPDDDLTLAALLKSPFCALTDDDLYALAKGRKGTLWGVLAARADERPAWREAHALLEWALQARRRRQPYEFYALFLGKLDANGISNRARALTRLGEEAADALDEFLAQITNAEARGVRDLETLVAEFAALDIVVKREMEGVRRQVRVMTAHGAKGLEAPIVFLPETTMKGGARGSPLLATADKGFVWCASGKQDCEASAAARKLREDKAQQEAYRLLYVGLTRARDRLVLCGRIDARTKDENVGGWYAAARSAFAHPAIEADVRTIDEETGILRYGPDPLPAPPAAALAPASTAALPAWARQAAAPVSAGARWAAPSALEAEEEAVGSAPSPLARIEGLGRYRRGEIIHRLLQLLPDIAPAGRRAAAARLLAAERDLTDAQRTEMTAAAFGVLEDDRFAAVFGPGSRAEASLAGAAAQLPPGMAISGRVDRLVVDPDRVLVVDYKTNRPSPDRIEDADPAYLSQMAVYAAVLSEIFPGRRIEAAIVWTDGPKLMAVPENVRAAALSRLF